The following are from one region of the Salvia hispanica cultivar TCC Black 2014 chromosome 1, UniMelb_Shisp_WGS_1.0, whole genome shotgun sequence genome:
- the LOC125201210 gene encoding 17.8 kDa class I heat shock protein-like, whose product MSLIPSFFGRRSSNVFDPFSLDVWDPFQDFPLSTNFPSSARETTAVANARIDWKETPEAHLFKVDVPGLKKEEVKVEVEDGGILQISGERSKEQEEKNDKWHRVERSSGKFCRRFRLPENAKLEQVKAAMENGVLTVTVPKEEVKKPEVKAIDISG is encoded by the coding sequence ATGTCTCTGATCCCAAGCTTCTTCGGGCGCCGCAGCAGCAACGTGTTCGATCCATTCTCCCTCGATGTTTGGGATCCTTTTCAGGACTTTCCTCTCTCCACCAACTTCCCCTCCTCCGCGCGTGAAACCACTGCGGTGGCGAATGCCCGCATCGACTGGAAAGAGACGCCGGAAGCTCATCTCTTCAAGGTTGATGTTCCCGGattgaagaaggaagaagTCAAGGTTGAGGTTGAGGATGGTGGAATTCTCCAAATCAGTGGGGAGAGAAGCAAGGAGCAGGAAGAGAAGAATGACAAGTGGCACCGTGTGGAAAGGAGTAGCGGCAAGTTTTGCCGCCGCTTCAGGCTGCCGGAGAATGCGAAGCTGGAGCAGGTGAAGGCGGCGATGGAGAATGGGGTGCTCACGGTGACTGTGCCCAAGGAGGAAGTTAAGAAGCCTGAAGTGAAGGCTATTGATATCTCTGGTTAA
- the LOC125191899 gene encoding uncharacterized protein LOC125191899 produces MISSTRRYMELKYNEMHTLVSDRQVDASIDEVGILVKGYWVMAETASPQFVLARSPISSTSALLCILTVLLATSDQILVSSHVSISSVINYCPHNTSHYSWSIRWIIGIQVFGVLIGNCGPIARWACIVKALETERKSFRDELKVDKYWTLKLVEWRDTPLPFRVQNQVCKKLICDVVTYILNFCIGVQILFVSASKLVQFGSVVFLRFCKILRVGGSESSSDGAQVDFNRYVLLLEGEPKLPDYIVKNICRQADRLIQQGEKKQPKNLIRLLRKSANFDGVGRFDNNQVPSLHSQEPPNCWSLSVVTLTAISLALANIADDEANQLLASVSEGLSIVKVIEKTLNRHGEMESIRKE; encoded by the coding sequence ATGATTTCAAGCACCAGAAGATACATGGAATTGAAGTATAACGAGATGCACACATTGGTTTCAGATAGACAAGTAGATGCGAGTATTGATGAAGTTGGAATATTGGTGAAAGGGTATTGGGTGATGGCAGAGACTGCTAGTCCACAGTTTGTGTTGGCAAGATCTCCCATTTCTTCCACTTCCGCTCTCTTGTGTATTTTGACAGTCCTACTCGCTACCAGtgatcaaattttggtatCTTCCCACGTATCCATTTCATCTGTGATCAATTATTGTCCACATAATACTTCACACTATAGCTGGTCCATCAGGTGGATTATAGGAATTCAAGTTTTTGGAGTTTTGATTGGAAACTGTGGTCCTATAGCCAGATGGGCATGCATAGTCAAGGCTTTAGAAACGGAACGTAAGAGCTTCAGAGATGAACTGAAAGTTGACAAGTACTGGACTTTGAAGCTTGTAGAGTGGAGGGATACACCACTTCCATTTCGAGTTCAAAACCAAGTATGCAAGAAGCTAATTTGTGATGTTGTAacatatattcttaatttctgCATTGGGGTTCAGATTCTCTTTGTTTCAGCTAGCAAACTAGTTCAATTTGGGAGTGTAGTTTTTTTACGTTTCTGCAAGATTTTGAGAGTGGGAGGTTCTGAATCTTCAAGCGATGGAGCACAAGTAGATTTTAACCGATATGTTCTTCTACTTGAAGGTGAGCCAAAATTACCTGATTATATCGTGAAGAACATCTGCAGGCAGGCAGATAGGCTGATACAACAAGGCGAAAAAAAGCAGCCTAAGAATTTGATCCGACTTCTCAGGAAATCTGCGAACTTTGATGGGGTGGGACGATTTGACAACAACCAAGTTCCAAGCTTGCATTCTCAAGAACCTCCAAATTGCTGGTCTCTGTCCGTCGTGACTTTGACGGCTATTTCACTTGCACTTGCCAACATTGCTGACGATGAGGCTAACCAACTATTGGCTAGTGTTAGTGAGGGCTTGTCCATCGTGAAGGTCATTGAGAAAACTCTTAATAGACACGGGGAGATGGAAAGCATCAGAAAAGAGTAG